One Cuculus canorus isolate bCucCan1 chromosome 1, bCucCan1.pri, whole genome shotgun sequence DNA segment encodes these proteins:
- the DENND2A gene encoding DENN domain-containing protein 2A — translation MMTTSKVAGVSSKSESSVCKSERIKLPDKNNTAAVKELERPLCGFLSERCSESASVTLGLTLEAEPVSSVVKNPLGALENLMLDPRLDFFQQNMLSPKMIISDPSMDLSIKENSKNIRRQIGGTQNIRPPGKIGLRNKSFSIKEKISEWEGKKETQSAPRREEEQGVKEEHKVPCVTEKMSGEPLVTWKGETKRLVNWELECKGAGKENERKAVTLKGAGQAAEQKWETQKDEEVESSPGKCKEVKCGKWEVQKENLSVLSQVKKLEQALKDGSGELQPQLPGTYYSPQCLQEKATQGHTVPEGHESICGAELNKRLLGLDSEISEPIFGTLEEVRTSHVKSKVCTVENVYTEPGVPEKKPFINPLPKPRRTFKHDGEEDWVPAARSKRNLPPLPSIPPPPLPSSPPPSAVSRRLWSGKHKNNADHRKSYEFEDLLQSSSENGRVDWYAQTKLALTRTLSEENVYEDILDPPSKENPYEDIETNSRCLGKKCVMTFPASPISSVPGTPTKLLSKPIFFRQNSERRSFKLPDIRKLSRDGTGSPSKISPPSTPSSPDDTFFSLGDPQNGRRRRKIPKLVLKINAIYEARRGKKRVKRLSQSTESNSGKVTDENSESDSDTEEKLKAHSQRLVHVKSRLKQTPRYQTLERDLIEYQERQLFEYFVVVSLHKKQAGAAYVPEVTQQFPLKLERSFKFMREAEDQLKAIPQFCFPDAKDWAPIHQFASETFSFVLTGEDGSRRFGYCRRLLPSGKGKRLPEVYCIVSRLGCFNLFSKILDEVEKRRGISPALVQPLMRSVMEAPFPALGRTITIKNFLPGSGTEVIELRRPLDSRLEHVDFESLFTSLSVRHLSRVFASLLLERRVIFIADKLSTLSKCCHATVALLYPFTWQHTYIPVLPPSMIDIVCSPTPFLIGLLSSSLPRLKELPVEEVLVVDLVNNRFLRQMEDEDSILPRKLQAALEHILEQRNELASDKEEGPVNGKQETNPLNEVVSEAFVRFFVEIVGHYSLFLTPTEREERTLQREAFRKSVSSKSLRRFLEVFMETQMFGGFIQERELRKQGARGLFEVRAQEYLETLPSGEQSGVNRFLKGLGSKMKFLHKK, via the exons GGTGGCCGGTGTGAGCAGCAAGTCTGAAAGCAGTGTCTGCAAGTCTGAGAG GATCAAGCTTCCAGATAAAAACAATACAGCAGCTGTGAAGGAGTTAGAAAGACCTTTGTGTGGATTTTTGAGTGAGAGATGTTCTGAAAGTGCCTCTGTCACCCTGGGCTTAACACTTGAAGCTGAACCGGTTTCTTCTGTGGTGAAGAACCCACTGGGAGCCTTGGAGAACTTGATGCTGGATCCAAGGCTAGACTTCTTTCAGCAGAACATGCTTAGTCCCAAAATGATCATCAGTGACCCATCTATGGATCTcagcattaaagaaaacagtaaaaacatcAGGAGACAAATAGGAGGCACTCAGAATATACGGCCACCTGGAAAAATTGGCTTGAGGAATAAGTCCTTCAGCATCAAGGAAAAAATTTCagaatgggaagggaaaaaggaaacacagtCTGCTCCTCGTagagaggaggagcagggtgTTAAAGAGGAGCACAAGGTGCCTTGTGTAACTGAGAAGATGAGTGGGGAACCACTGGTGACATGGAAAGGGGAGACCAAGAGGCTTGTGAACTGGGAACTGGAGTGCAAAGGGGCAGGCAAAGAGAATGAACGGAAAGCAGTAACTCTGAAAGgtgcagggcaggcagcagagcaaaaGTGGGAAACACAGAAGGATGAGGAAGTGGAGTCCAGCCCTGGAAAATGCAAGGAGGTGAAATGTGGGAAGTGGGAGGTCCAGAAGGAGAATCTTTCAGTGCTGAGTCAGGTCAAAAAGCTAGAGCAGGCTTTGAAAGACGGCTCAGGAGAGCTGCAGCCTCAGTTGCCTGGTACTTACTACTCGCCACAGTGCTTGCAAGAGAAGGCGACACAAGGACATACTGTTCCCGAGGGCCATGAGAGTATATGTGGGGCTGAGCTCAACAAAAGGCTTCTTGGCTTAGACTCTGAAATCAGTGAGCCAATTTTTGGGACTCTGGAAGAGGTAAGGACTTCTCATGTGAAATCCAAGGTCTGCACTGTGGAAAACGTGTACACAGAGCCAGGGGTGCCAGAGAAGAAACCCTTCATCAACCCACTGCCAAAGCCCCGGCGCACTTTCAAACACGACGGGGAAGAGGACTGGGTACCAGCAGCTAGGAGTAAAAGAAACTTACCCCCTCTGCCatccattcctcctcctcctcttccctcctctcctcccccgTCAGCTGTCAGCAGGAGGCTCTGGAGCGGGAAGCACAAGAACAACGCCGACCACAG GAAGTCATATGAGTTTGAAGACTTGCTGCAGTCATCCTCTGAGAACGGCCGGGTGGATTGGTACGCACAGACCAAGCTGGCCCTCACACGCACTTTATCTGAGGAGAACGTCTATGAAGACATCCTGG ATCCACCATCGAAGGAAAACCCCTATGAAGACATTGAAACCAACAGCCGCTGTTTGGGGAAGAAATGTGTAATGACCTTCCCAGCATCCCCCATCTCTTCTGTACCTGGGACTCCTACTAAG TTGCTTTCCAAGCCCATATTTTTCCGACAAAACTCAGAGCGGCGGAGTTTCAAACTGCCAGACATACGGAAACTGAGCCGTGATGGGACAGGATCACCATCCAAAATCAGCCCTCCCTCGACGCCCAGCAGTCCAGATGACACCTTCTTCTCCTTGGGAGACCCTCAGaatggcaggaggagaaggaagattCCAAAG CTTGTGTTGAAAATCAATGCCATTTATGAGGCACGAAGGGGAAAGAAACGTGTCAAAAGACTATCGCAGTCTACAGAGAGCAATTCAGGGAAAG ttacaGATGAAAACAGTGAATCAGACAGTGATActgaagagaagctgaaag ctCATAGCCAGCGCCTGGTACATGTGAAATCTCGCCTGAAGCAAACCCCGCGGTACCAAACCTTGGAACGGGATTTGATTGAATATCAAGAGAGGCAGCTATTTGAGTACTTCGTCGTGGTGTCACTGCACAAGAAGCAGGCTGGGGCTGCCTACGTCCCCGAGGTTACCCAGCAGTTCCCTTTGAAG CTTGAGCGCTCGTTCAAATTCATGCGCGAAGCAGAGGATCAGTTGAAAGCTATTCCCCAGTTTTGCTTCCCTGATGCAAAGGACTGGGCCCCCATCCATCAGTTTGCCAG tgaaaCGTTCTCATTCGTCCTGACGGGGGAAGATGGAAGCAGGCGCTTTGGATACTGTAGGAGGCTGCTG CCCAGTGGGAAAGGGAAGCGTCTCCCAGAAGTTTATTGCATTGTGAGTCGCCTCGGATGCTTTAATCTCTTCTCCAag atctTGGATGAGGTTGAGAAGAGACGGGGCATTTCCCCGGCTTTAGTGCAACCTCTCATGAGGAGTGTAATGGAGGCACCTTTTCCAGCTTTGGGACGAACGATTACAATCAAGAACTTCTTGCCAGGCTCAGGGACAGAG GTCATTGAGCTGCGGCGGCCTCTTGACTCCAGGCTTGAACATGTTGATTTTGAGTCTTTGTTCACATCCCTTAGCGTGCGACACCTGAGCAGAGTCTTCGCCTCCCTGCTTCTGGAAAGGAGGGTGATCTTTATTGCAGACAAGCTCAG CACTCTCTCCAAGTGTTGCCATGCCACGGTGGCTCTCCTGTACCCCTTCACCTGGCAGCACACCTACATTCCCGTGCTGCCACCTTCCATGATTGACATTGTGTGCTCGCCCACTCCCTTCCTCATCGGcctgctctccagctccctgccccGCCTGAAGGAGCTCCCCGTGGAGGAG GTCCTTGTCGTTGACCTGGTAAATAACCGGTTTCTAAGACAG ATGGAAGATGAGGACTCCATCCTGCCCCGCAAGCTGCAGGCTGCCCTAGAGCACATTTTGGAGCAGAGGAATGAGCTGGCGAGTGACAAGGAGGAGGGCCCTGTCAATGGCAAGCAGG aGACCAACCCTCTGAATGAGGTGGTGTCCGAGGCCTTTGTCCGCTTCTTTGTGGAGATTGTGGGCCACTACTCCCTCTTCCTGACCCCCACCGAGCGAGAGGAGCGGACCCTGCAGCGTGAGGCTTTCCGCAAGTCTGTCTCCTCCAAGAGCCTCCGACGCTTCCTGGAGGTCTTCATGGAGACACAGATGTTTGGGGGCTTCATTCAGGAGCGGGAGCTGCGGAAGCAGGGTGCCAGAG gtcTGTTTGAGGTACGGGCTCAGGAGTACCTGGAAACTCTTCCCAGTGGGGAGCAAAGTGGAGTCAATAGATTCCTGAAAGGCCTGG gcagcaaaatgaaattcctCCACAAAAAGTAA